One Cucumis sativus cultivar 9930 chromosome 1, Cucumber_9930_V3, whole genome shotgun sequence DNA segment encodes these proteins:
- the LOC105434505 gene encoding RING-H2 finger protein ATL79 has translation MPLSPSPLPPLHSPILLPGFFMVLMTVSMLLLIVLFLFIAILCTKRSAKSDGEESSENLDIEAPIFHYSGVEGDEQECVICLCEIEEGEKCRKMKTCGHVFHKDCIDRWFKVNGHCPICRTSVCMVVIDRGGNAMASSSSLLTPFINQI, from the coding sequence ATGCCGTTGTCACCGTCGCCTTTGCCGCCGTTGCACTCTCCAATCCTACTTCCTGGCTTCTTTATGGTTTTGATGACGGTCTCCATGCTTCTTCTCATTGTgctatttttattcattgcCATCTTATGTACAAAACGATCAGCCAAATCTGACGGGGAAGAGTCGTCGGAGAATCTGGACATTGAAGCACCGATTTTTCATTACAGCGGAGTTGAAGGCGACGAACAAGAATGTGTGATTTGCCTTTGTGAAATTGAGGAAGGAGAGAAGTGTAGAAAGATGAAGACGTGTGGTCATGTGTTTCACAAAGACTGCATTGACCGGTGGTTTAAGGTGAATGGCCATTGTCCAATTTGCCGGACCTCCGTTTGTATGGTAGTTATTGATCGCGGTGGAAATGCCAtggcttcttcttcatctttactGACCCCCTTCATCAACCAAATTTAA